In Pygocentrus nattereri isolate fPygNat1 chromosome 26, fPygNat1.pri, whole genome shotgun sequence, one genomic interval encodes:
- the LOC119262490 gene encoding probable N-acetyltransferase CML1, whose product MGRGAPPPALTACIYYHKSYEQIKEKSTLTIEEMESFGQGRYMHMRTSAAHLQFTHQYHLRESGGIGYERRRAELEGNREAREAAALQVLNTQLGQAPAPLLGGGSVVLALLAGGLWIGLLYYCCYEYYAGYVRLKLNTDMRDIAGFYLSRPDNCFWVAEAKINSRPQIIGIVAVEGKELPDSGQKYGELFRMSVSSTSRRTGLGWRLGQTVINFCKERGFSKIVLQTTSKQSAAVALYYKMGFKPVRTHKQAPWWGLRLVGVSILRMEKILQAFDGM is encoded by the exons CTTTAACCGCTTGCATCTACTACCATAAGAGCTATGAGCAGATCAAAGAGAAGTCGACGTTGACCATTGAGGAGATGGAGAGCTTTGGCCAAGGGCGGTACATGCACATGAGGACATCAGCAGCACATCTACAGTTTACCCACCAGTATCAcctgagagaaa GCGGCGGTATCGGGTATGAGCGCAGACGAGCTGAGCTGGAGGGGAACAGAGAAGCGAGAGAAGCTGCAGCTCTGCAGGTTCTGAACACACAG ctgggacaggctccagcacccctacTGGGTGGAGGATCAGTTGTCCTGGCCCTTCTGGCTGGAGGTTTGTGGATAGGTCTgctgtactactgctgctatGAGTACTATGCTGGTTATGTCCGATTAAAGCTGAACACAGACATGCGGGACATTGCAGGCTTCTACCTCAGCAGGCCAGATAACTGCTTCTGGGTCGCTGAGGCTAAAATCAACAGCCGACCTCAGATCATAGGTATAGTGGCTGTGGAGGGCAAAGAACTTCCAGACAGCGGGCAAAAGTATGGAGAACTTTTCCGAATGAGTGTATCGTCCACATCTCGCCGCACTGGCCTCGGCTGGCGACTCGGTCAGACGGTCATAAACTTTTGTAAAGAGCGAGGGTTCTCGAAGATTGTGCTTCAGACTACTTCTAAACAGTCAGCAGCTGTGGCTCTTTACTATAAGATGGGCTTTAAACCTGTGCGAACTCATAAGCAGGCTCCTTGGTGGGGCCTCCGGCTGGTTGGAGTTTCAATTCTGAGGATGGAGAAAATCCTACAGGCATTTGATGGGATGTAG